The following are encoded in a window of Camelus ferus isolate YT-003-E chromosome 20, BCGSAC_Cfer_1.0, whole genome shotgun sequence genomic DNA:
- the BTNL2 gene encoding LOW QUALITY PROTEIN: butyrophilin-like protein 2 (The sequence of the model RefSeq protein was modified relative to this genomic sequence to represent the inferred CDS: substituted 1 base at 1 genomic stop codon): protein MSSLVSAQPSGTTEMLAVSQPHLSAVMFSLVFAPERMVDFPGYSLSGVAASFLFVLLSMRQSDDFRVIGSARPILAMVGEDAVLTCQLLPRRTAAHMEVRWHRSEPSTPVFAYRDGAEVTETQMEGYRDRAEWIQDNIAEGTVALKIHSIQPSDDGQYWCRFQEGNYCGETSLWLRVAGLGSTPYIHMEGSVENGVQLACTAKGWFPEPQVSWQDITGEKLLTVSEHHVQDEDGLFYVESTLVVRNPLPEVVSCFIHNPMLTEKKGSHISIPEKLQTELASLKVIGPSQPILVRVGEDIQLTCSLSPKTNAQSMEVRWVRSHRYPAVYVYMDGDHVAGEQMAEYRGRTVLVSDTINEGRLTLQINNATISDDGQYQCLFEKDGVYQEANLDLKIVGLGSSPLISVEGWKDGEIKLLCTSEGWFPQPHVQWRDVEGKAIPSFSQDLTQGSHGLFRVEAFLLVTNSSTVNVTCSISNPLLGEEKVTAFSLSEFRMTFPWMTPIIWGVLLVGAIGLIWRCCCRRGKSGKSFLHPREPLQLLQGKYKDLEKVXKSSEVRMRNTSK, encoded by the exons ATGTCATCCCTCGTGTCTGCACAGCCATCGGGAACCACAGAAATGCTTGCTGTATCACAGCCTCATTTAAGTGCAGTCATGTTTTCTCTTGTGTTTGCTCCAGAGAGGATGGTGGATTTTCCAGGATACAGTCTGTCTGGCGtagctgcctccttcctctttgtATTGCTCAGCATGAGGCAGTCAG ATGACTTCAGAGTGATTGGTTCCGCCCGTCCTATCCTGGCCATGGTCGGAGAAGATGCCGTCCTGACCTGTCAGCTCCTTCCCAGGAGAACCGCGGCGCACATGGAAGTGCGGTGGCACCGCTCAGAGCCCAGCACACCTGTGTTTGCGTACCGGGACGGAGCTGAGGTGACGGAGACGCAGATGGAGGGATACAGAGACCGGGCAGAGTGGATACAGGACAACATTGCTGAGGGAACCGTGGCTCTGAAGATTCACAGCATCCAACCATCCGACGATGGGCAGTACTGGTGCCGCTTCCAAGAGGGAAACTACTGTGGTGAAACAAGCTTGTGGCTCAGAGTAGCAG GTCTGGGGTCCACCCCTTACATTCACATGGAGGGATCTGTGGAGAATGGAGTCCAGCTTGCGTGCACTGCAAAAGGCTGGTTCCCAGAACCTCAGGTTTCTTGGCAAGACATCACGGGAGAAAAGTTGCTGACTGTCTCTGAGCATCACGTCCAAGATGAGGACGGCTTGTTCTATGTGGAAAGCACTCTCGTGGTCAGGAATCCCCTTCCAGAGGTCGTGTCCTGCTTCATCCACAACCCCATGCTCACTGAGAAGAAGGGGTCACATATCTCCATCCCAG agaaactGCAGACGGAGCTCG CTTCCTTAAAGGTGATTGGACCTTCCCAGCCCATTCTGGTCAGAGTGGGAGAAGACATACAATTAACCTGTTCCCTGTCCCCTAAGACTAATGCACAGAGCATGGAGGTGAGGTGGGTCCGATCCCACCGCTATCCTGCTGTTTATGTCTACATGGATGGGGACCATGTGGCTGGAGAGCAGATGGCCGAGTACAGAGGCAGGACTGTATTGGTGAGCGATACCATCAATGAGGGGAGGCTGACCCTGCAGATAAACAATGCCACAATTTCAGATGACGGACAGTACCAGTGCCTTTTTGAAAAAGATGGTGTCTACCAGGAAGCCAATCTGGATCTGAAGATCGTAG GTCTTGGTTCTTCCCCTCTGATCTCCGTGGAGGGTTGGAAGGATGGAGAAATAAAGCTACTGTGCACTTCAGAAGGGTGGTTCCCACAGCCCCATGTACAGTGGAGGGACGTGGAAGGAAAGGCAATACCATCGTTTTCCCAGGACCTGACTCAAGGCAGCCATGGGCTATTCCGCGTGGAGGCGTTTCTACTGGTCACAAACAGCTCCACTGTGAACGTGACCTGCTCCATCAGCAACCCCCTTCTTGGTGAGGAGAAAGTGACAGCTTTCTCTCTTTCAG AGTTCAGGATGACTTTTCCATGGATGACACCAATTATTTGGGGAGTGCTTCTTGTTGGAGCTATAGGCTTGATCTGGAGGTGCTGCTGTAGACGAGGTAAGTCAGGCAA ATCTTTCCTGCACCCAAGGGAGCCTCTGCAACTCCTCCAAGGAAAAT ataaagatttggAGAAAGTCTGAAAATCATCTGAAGTGAGAATGAGGAATACCAGCAAATGA
- the LOC102520356 gene encoding mamu class II histocompatibility antigen, DR alpha chain — protein MVMTGVPVLGVFITVLMRLQGSWAIKEEHVIIQAEFYLNPDKSGEYMFDFDGDEIFHVDLEKKETVWRLEEFGRFASFEAQGALANIAVDKANLDIMIKRSNHTPNTNVPPEVTVLPNTRVELGEPNTLICFIDKFSPPVVKVTWLRNGKPVTTGVSETVFLPRDDHLFRKFHYLTFLPSTEDVYDCKVEHWGLEEPLLKHWEYEAPVPLPETTENTVCALGLVVALAGIIVGTALIIKGVRKGNAAERRGPL, from the exons ATGGTCATGACTGGGGTCCCAGTCCTAGGAGTTTTCATCACGGTCCTGATGAGACTTCAGGGATCATGGGCTATCAAAG AGGAACACGTGATCATCCAGGCTGAGTTCTATCTGAACCCTGACAAGTCAGGCGAGTATATGTTTGACTTTGACGGTGATGAGATTTTCCACGTGGATCTGGAAAAGAAGGAGACGGTCTGGCGGCTTGAAGAATTTGGACGTTTTGCCAGCTTTGAGGCTCAGGGTGCATTGGCCAATATAGCTGTGGACAAAGCCAACCTGGACATCATGATAAAGCGCTCCAACCACACCCCGAACACCAATG TGCCTCCAGAAGTGACTGTGCTCCCCAACACCCGCGTGGAACTGGGAGAGCCCAACACCCTCATCTGTTTCATCGACAAGTTCTCCCCACCAGTGGTCAAAGTCACATGGCTTCGAAATGGCAAACCTGTCACCACAGGAGTGTCAGAGACAGTCTTCCTGCCCAGGGATGACCACCTGTTCCGCAAGTTCCACTATCTCACCTTCCTGCCCTCAACCGAGGACGTCTATGACTGCAAAGTGGAGcactgggggctggaggagcctCTTCTCAAGCACTGGG agTATGAAGCACCAGTTCCCCTCCCAGAGACCACAGAGAATACGGTGTGTGCTCTGGGCCTGGTTGTGGCTCTGGCGGGCATCATTGTTGGGACCGCCCTCATCATCAAGGGCGTGCGCAAAGGCAATGCTGCTGAACGCCGAGGGCCTCTGTGA